The following are encoded together in the Penaeus chinensis breed Huanghai No. 1 chromosome 20, ASM1920278v2, whole genome shotgun sequence genome:
- the LOC125036093 gene encoding uncharacterized protein LOC125036093 — protein sequence MIIIALAVLGTLSLPGTQAREARWLWDETYPAQHSAEVSPDNTPVEPYFEGRRRNNRRGDTRDVTITITKPQGLNAPLLPTIPKPVPITAAPPVSTSQVQLLKPADSSWGFGWIQELLTPWNWNSLLPDKTSLLPSIIGNGGLGSLGDKVGLLGTGTTGQGSGLLLPSLPGLNKPLDALTGTQDTGTPGVTNSGIFIGQPPSLLPSLSSLGLPGFGLNKPNLDLSSFKPVTNAPPTPSKSEVLVIQYPEFIKTIGQGISKVSNAMTNLGLSVTNSISNKLSTGLLGSTTAAIGSGVASIIPLQDVSATTNHNKGSGNSQVYDDASSLGPGLFIPNKGSNGLGLGGLLGGGGLPNKGTNGLGSLLGGSGLGTKPITNGLGSLLGGSGLGLNKGTNGLGTLLSGGGLLGNNNKGDLSGLLGNKLPQTPGQSSVYVQKTRK from the exons ATGATCATTATAGCATTGGCTGTGCTGGGGACTCTTTCCCTCCCCGGCACACAAGCAAGAGAAGCTCGGTGGTTATGGGACGAGACATACCCAGCGCAACACtcag CGGAAGTCTCCCCGGACAACACCCCCGTCGAGCCCTACttcgaaggaaggaggagaaacaacAGGAGAGGGGATACCAGAGACGTGACCATTACAATCACCAAACCCCAAGGCCTGAAT GCACCTCTCCTGCCGACGATACCGAAGCCCGTCCCCATTACCGCTGCACCGCCCGTCAGCACGTCGCAAGTGCAGTTGCTGAAGCCTGCTGACTCTTCGTGGGGTTTCGGGTGGATTCAGGAACTGCTGACCCCTTGGAATTGGAATTCTCTTCTGCCAGACAAAACCTCCCTCCTACCAAGCATCATAGGAAACGGGGGATTAGGAAGCCTAGGAGACAAGGTAGGTCTCCTTGGTACCGGAACAACGGGTCAAGGATCCGGGCTTCTTCTCCCCTCGCTGCCTGGGCTCAACAAACCTCTCGACGCGCTGACAGGCACGCAAGACACGGGAACCCCAGGAGTGACGAACAGCGGCATCTTCATCGGTCAGCCACCCAGCCTGTTGCCCAGTCTATCTAGTCTGGGGTTGCCTGGCTTTGGTCTTAACAAGCCTAATTTGGACCTGTCGAGCTTCAAGCCAGTGACCAACGCCCCTCCAACCCCGTCCAAATCGGAGGTTCTGGTCATCCAGTATCCGGAGTTCATCAAGACTATCGGCCAAGGCATCAGCAAG GTGTCCAATGCCATGACCAACCTCGGGCTAAGCGTCACCAACAGCATCTCCAACAAGCTCTCCACGGGCCTCCTGGGCTCCACAACCGCGGCCATAGGCTCCGGCGTGGCCTCCATCATCCCCCTCCAGGACGTCTCGGCGACCACCAACCACAACAAGGGCAGCGGCAACTCCCAGGTGTACGACGACGCGTCCAGCCTCGGCCCTGGCCTCTTCATCCCTAACAAGGGCTCCAACGGCCTAGGCCTCGGAGGGCTGCTCGGAGGGGGCGGCCTGCCCAACAAGGGCACCAACGGCCTGGGCAGCCTCCTCGGGGGGAGCGGGTTGGGCACCAAACCGATCACCAACGGCCTGGGTAGCCTTCTGGGGGGAAGCGGCCTGGGGCTCAACAAGGGCACCAACGGCCTTGGCACCCTGCTCAGCGGCGGCGGCCTGctcggcaacaacaacaaaggggaTCTGAGTGGCCTCCTCGGCAACAAACTACCGCAGACGCCCGGGCAGTCCTCGGTCTACGTCCAGAAGACCAGAAAGTGA